From the genome of Lentilactobacillus buchneri, one region includes:
- a CDS encoding CtsR family transcriptional regulator, which translates to MADENISDLIEHYLKEILAENEQVKIRRSEIAGLFDVVPSQINYVINTRFTIQNGYIVESKRGGGGYIRIEKVHLLDDIDVLNSLIAAIGNKLSKRDSETIVQTLYNNELINRREVSIILAAIDKDAIDLNNSDLTDILRANIMVSILNRLRYER; encoded by the coding sequence ATGGCGGACGAAAACATTTCTGATTTAATTGAACATTATCTCAAAGAAATCCTTGCCGAGAACGAGCAGGTTAAAATTCGTCGTTCTGAAATTGCTGGGCTGTTTGACGTTGTACCGTCTCAGATTAACTATGTAATCAACACGCGTTTCACGATCCAGAATGGTTATATTGTGGAAAGTAAACGTGGTGGTGGCGGCTACATTAGAATAGAAAAAGTTCATTTATTAGATGACATTGACGTTTTGAATTCATTAATTGCCGCAATTGGTAACAAATTATCGAAGCGGGATAGTGAAACGATCGTTCAAACGTTATATAATAATGAATTAATTAATCGTCGCGAGGTGAGCATCATATTAGCTGCGATTGACAAAGATGCAATTGACCTGAATAACAGCGATTTAACCGACATTTTACGTGCCAATATCATGGTGTCGATATTGAACCGGCTGCGATACGAACGATAG
- the serS gene encoding serine--tRNA ligase: protein MLDIKKIRKDPDFTKEKLATRGIKPETIDELVGYDAKRRDLIVESESLKAKRNAVSDQISQKKRNKEDATEAINQMKQVGQRIKELDEQLRQVEEDEHNLAAHLPNIPHDDVPVSLTEEGSVELRKIGQIPSFDFEPKHHWEIGENLGILDFERAAKVSGSRFVYYIGDGALLERAVYNFYLDQNTAAGYTEVIPPYMVNNDSMYGTGQFPKFLENKSGYEIQDSDLTLIPTAEVPLVNYYRNEVIPTEKLPVSVTALSPAFRSEAGSAGRDTKGLIRLHQFNKVEMVKFTKPEDSWKALEEITHQAEVNLQKLGLAYHVITLTTSDMSFTAAMTHDLEVWFPAQDKYREISSCSNCTDFQARRAHIQYRDDEGKLHFVHTLNGSGLAVGRTVAAILENYQNEDGSVTIPEVLRPYMHGMTKIEKQN from the coding sequence ATGTTAGATATTAAGAAAATCAGAAAAGATCCAGATTTTACCAAAGAAAAGCTCGCTACGCGGGGAATCAAGCCCGAAACCATTGATGAATTAGTGGGCTACGATGCCAAACGTCGTGATTTGATCGTTGAATCCGAGTCCCTCAAAGCAAAGCGGAATGCCGTTTCTGACCAGATTTCACAAAAGAAGCGCAATAAAGAGGATGCAACTGAGGCCATCAACCAAATGAAACAGGTGGGCCAACGGATTAAGGAACTTGACGAGCAATTGCGTCAAGTTGAGGAAGATGAACACAATTTGGCTGCTCATCTGCCAAACATACCTCATGATGATGTCCCGGTGTCACTCACAGAAGAAGGATCCGTTGAGCTTCGTAAGATTGGTCAGATCCCGTCATTTGATTTTGAACCAAAACACCATTGGGAAATCGGTGAAAATCTTGGCATCCTTGACTTTGAGCGGGCCGCAAAAGTGTCCGGCAGCCGGTTTGTTTACTATATTGGCGACGGGGCTTTACTGGAACGGGCCGTTTACAACTTCTACCTCGACCAAAATACCGCTGCCGGTTATACCGAAGTGATTCCACCTTACATGGTTAATAATGATTCAATGTATGGCACCGGGCAATTTCCAAAATTTTTGGAGAACAAATCCGGCTATGAGATTCAGGACAGTGATTTAACCCTGATTCCAACTGCCGAAGTTCCATTGGTTAACTATTATCGCAATGAAGTTATTCCGACAGAAAAGCTGCCGGTATCGGTTACGGCCTTGTCACCGGCATTCCGATCGGAAGCAGGAAGTGCGGGCCGTGATACCAAGGGGCTGATTCGATTACACCAATTTAACAAGGTTGAAATGGTGAAATTTACCAAGCCCGAAGACTCGTGGAAGGCACTGGAAGAGATTACCCACCAAGCAGAAGTTAACCTGCAAAAACTCGGGTTGGCTTACCACGTTATTACATTGACGACGAGTGATATGAGCTTCACAGCCGCTATGACCCACGATCTGGAAGTTTGGTTCCCAGCCCAGGATAAGTACCGGGAAATTTCCAGCTGTTCAAACTGTACAGACTTCCAGGCTCGCCGAGCACACATCCAGTATCGGGATGATGAAGGGAAGCTTCACTTTGTTCATACTTTAAATGGTTCTGGACTGGCAGTCGGCAGAACGGTGGCCGCCATTCTGGAAAATTATCAGAATGAAGATGGCAGCGTCACGATCCCGGAAGTATTGCGGCCATATATGCACGGCATGACTAAAATTGAAAAGCAAAACTAG
- a CDS encoding deoxynucleoside kinase codes for MLVLAGTIGAGKTSLTKMLSQHLGTPAYYESVEHNRILPLFYKDPKKYAFLLQIDFLNRRMDDIKKAWQNDESVLDRSIFEDSLLFHLNADLGRATETEVTIYDSLLENMMQEMPQTDHSKNPDLLIHINISFETMLRRIQKRGRSYEQIDNDPDLYQYYKDLNARYQTWYQEYDKSPKIQIDGDKYDFVENDADKHKVIDLIDAKVDKLAI; via the coding sequence ATGCTTGTACTTGCTGGAACGATTGGTGCCGGAAAGACATCACTGACCAAGATGCTGTCGCAACATTTGGGCACGCCTGCCTATTATGAATCAGTTGAACACAACCGGATCCTGCCGTTGTTTTATAAGGATCCCAAGAAGTATGCCTTCTTGCTCCAAATTGATTTTTTAAACCGTCGGATGGATGACATTAAAAAAGCTTGGCAAAATGACGAGAGTGTGTTGGATCGGTCAATTTTTGAAGATTCACTCCTCTTCCATTTGAATGCCGACTTGGGCCGGGCCACCGAAACTGAGGTGACAATTTACGACTCATTGCTGGAGAACATGATGCAGGAGATGCCACAAACCGATCACAGCAAGAACCCCGATTTATTGATCCACATTAACATCTCGTTTGAAACGATGTTAAGAAGGATTCAAAAGCGCGGCCGTTCTTATGAGCAGATTGATAATGATCCCGATTTGTACCAATACTATAAAGATTTGAATGCCCGCTACCAGACGTGGTACCAAGAATATGACAAATCACCTAAGATTCAAATTGACGGTGACAAGTATGATTTTGTTGAAAATGATGCCGATAAACACAAGGTGATCGATCTAATCGACGCCAAAGTGGATAAGTTGGCAATTTAA
- a CDS encoding tagatose 1,6-diphosphate aldolase: MKKFMSKGKFERMNKLSNDQNIIDALALDQRGSLVKGMKTASEKYGKLFSMKMVYDFKEIVSEILSPLSSAVLLDEQMGFKGIQAKAKDTGLIMSYEKTGYDADTPGRLPSLISDQSAQIMVEKGADALKVLVYYNPNDPDEINDVKKAFAERYGTEGLAAQTPTFFEIVTYDDRYDSKSLDFAKIKPDLVLQSMMEFTKEKYHIDVLKMEIPFNPTYVKEWADGGDYAYTEDQAKGCLKELSDEATRPFIFLSAGVPTPVFQRELKLAGDAGAKFNGVLSGRATWLEGVDIYIRDGKDGLVDWLKRKGTRNVTELTQILSENATPWFEAYGGLGNIQVVDVSNIN, encoded by the coding sequence ATGAAAAAGTTTATGTCAAAAGGTAAATTTGAAAGAATGAACAAATTGTCCAATGATCAGAACATTATCGATGCATTGGCGTTAGACCAACGTGGATCACTTGTTAAGGGAATGAAAACGGCCTCCGAAAAATACGGGAAGCTTTTCAGTATGAAGATGGTCTATGATTTCAAGGAGATTGTCTCTGAAATCTTGAGTCCACTGAGTTCTGCCGTGCTTTTGGACGAACAAATGGGTTTCAAGGGGATCCAGGCCAAGGCTAAAGACACTGGTCTGATTATGTCTTATGAAAAGACTGGATACGATGCCGACACCCCGGGACGATTACCAAGCTTGATTTCTGATCAATCAGCTCAAATTATGGTTGAGAAGGGAGCAGATGCCCTTAAGGTATTGGTCTACTACAATCCCAATGATCCTGATGAAATCAACGACGTTAAAAAAGCGTTCGCTGAACGATACGGGACGGAAGGTTTGGCAGCCCAGACGCCAACCTTCTTTGAAATTGTCACTTACGACGACCGTTACGACAGCAAGTCGTTGGATTTTGCCAAGATCAAGCCTGATCTGGTGCTGCAGTCAATGATGGAATTCACCAAGGAGAAATATCACATTGACGTTTTGAAGATGGAAATTCCATTTAACCCGACCTACGTCAAAGAATGGGCTGATGGTGGCGATTACGCCTACACCGAAGACCAAGCCAAGGGCTGTCTCAAAGAGTTGAGCGACGAGGCGACCCGCCCATTTATTTTCTTGAGTGCCGGTGTGCCGACCCCTGTTTTCCAACGGGAATTGAAGCTGGCTGGAGATGCCGGTGCCAAGTTTAACGGTGTCTTAAGCGGTCGGGCAACTTGGTTGGAAGGTGTCGACATTTACATTCGTGACGGTAAAGACGGCCTGGTTGACTGGCTCAAACGCAAGGGAACCAGAAACGTCACTGAATTAACCCAGATCTTGTCTGAGAATGCCACACCGTGGTTTGAAGCGTACGGTGGTTTGGGCAACATCCAAGTGGTTGACGTCTCAAACATTAACTAA
- a CDS encoding amino acid permease: MNDNESQEANGQVKRGLKARHVSMIALGGCIGTGLFVASGSAISQAGPGGALTAYVLMGMMVYFLMTSLGEMATNMPISGSFAAYSSKYVDPALGFAMGWNYWFNWAITVAVDISTAALVMKFWLPNVPAWIWSAIALVIIFLINAMSVSTFGETEFWMSAIKVVTIIIFLVVGALTIFGIMGGHFVGMRNFSIKQAPFVGGFPAILSVFVVAGFSFQGTELVGITAGESQDPQHSVPKAINEVFWRIILFYILTIFVIAAIIPYTSHSLLGSSATDIAISPFTLVFQRAGLAAAASVMNAVILTSVISSANSGMYASTRMLYSLSNSGYAPKSLGKTAANGIPYYSLLATTFVSLLTFISSIAGPQIYMWLVAASGLTGFIAWFGIAISHYRFRRAFIRQGHDLSELKYHAKLFPFGPVLCLILCILVIVGQNPQAFASFDWKQILVTYISVPLVLILYIWYKLKHHTKIIPLDQVDVPPAHRDEDLSKLNNK; the protein is encoded by the coding sequence ATGAACGATAATGAGAGCCAAGAAGCCAACGGACAAGTCAAGCGGGGCCTAAAAGCCCGTCACGTGTCAATGATTGCTTTGGGTGGCTGTATTGGAACCGGGCTGTTCGTGGCCAGTGGTTCAGCTATCAGCCAAGCCGGCCCTGGTGGTGCTTTAACGGCATACGTCCTGATGGGGATGATGGTCTATTTCCTGATGACCAGTCTGGGAGAAATGGCCACTAATATGCCGATTTCCGGCTCGTTTGCCGCATACTCATCCAAATACGTTGACCCAGCCTTGGGATTTGCCATGGGCTGGAATTACTGGTTTAACTGGGCGATTACGGTGGCTGTTGATATTAGTACCGCCGCTTTGGTTATGAAATTCTGGCTGCCAAATGTGCCTGCCTGGATTTGGAGTGCAATTGCCTTAGTGATTATTTTCCTGATTAATGCCATGTCAGTCAGTACCTTCGGTGAAACCGAGTTCTGGATGTCCGCCATTAAAGTGGTCACGATTATTATTTTCCTGGTAGTGGGTGCCTTGACGATCTTTGGAATCATGGGCGGCCATTTTGTCGGCATGCGTAACTTTTCTATTAAGCAGGCACCATTTGTCGGCGGTTTTCCGGCAATCCTGAGTGTCTTCGTGGTCGCCGGGTTCTCATTTCAAGGAACTGAGCTGGTTGGCATCACTGCCGGCGAGTCCCAAGATCCCCAACACAGTGTGCCAAAGGCAATTAATGAAGTGTTCTGGCGGATTATTTTGTTCTACATTTTGACAATTTTCGTCATCGCCGCCATTATTCCTTACACCAGCCATTCACTGCTGGGATCAAGTGCCACTGACATTGCGATCAGTCCATTTACATTGGTTTTCCAGCGGGCTGGTTTGGCCGCTGCTGCCAGTGTCATGAACGCCGTTATTTTGACCTCCGTTATTTCATCGGCGAACTCCGGTATGTACGCCTCTACCCGGATGCTGTATTCACTGTCTAACAGCGGATATGCGCCAAAATCCCTGGGTAAAACGGCTGCCAATGGGATTCCATATTATTCATTATTGGCAACGACTTTTGTTTCGCTATTGACCTTTATTTCCAGTATTGCCGGGCCCCAAATCTATATGTGGCTGGTGGCAGCTTCCGGGTTAACCGGCTTTATTGCATGGTTTGGAATCGCCATTTCACATTACCGATTCAGACGGGCGTTCATTCGCCAGGGCCATGACCTCAGCGAACTCAAGTATCATGCCAAGCTCTTCCCGTTCGGTCCTGTATTGTGCCTGATTTTGTGTATTCTGGTAATTGTCGGTCAAAATCCGCAGGCCTTTGCAAGCTTTGACTGGAAGCAGATTCTGGTCACTTACATTAGCGTGCCGTTGGTATTGATTTTGTACATTTGGTATAAGCTCAAGCACCATACGAAAATCATTCCGCTGGATCAGGTTGACGTTCCCCCGGCCCATAGAGACGAGGATCTTTCAAAATTGAACAACAAGTAA
- a CDS encoding GNAT family N-acetyltransferase → MDLPIETNRLQLTELTLADLTAYEKLISIPEIAAGAGFNLVSNQQMLGAVAKRQITTPNSFGIRIHDRLVGAILLYEQVGFDHQPDPANLELSYFLHPELWRQGIMSEALTKLIQELAVNPTIETLNAEVFSDNQASMGVLKKVGFQVKTTLIDPLVGKEKTIYQLALH, encoded by the coding sequence ATGGATTTACCGATTGAGACCAACCGACTTCAACTGACTGAATTAACGCTGGCTGACTTAACGGCTTACGAAAAATTAATCAGCATCCCAGAAATTGCCGCCGGCGCCGGTTTTAATCTGGTCAGTAATCAACAAATGCTGGGGGCAGTGGCCAAAAGACAGATTACAACGCCTAACTCCTTTGGCATCCGGATCCACGATCGGCTGGTCGGGGCAATTCTTTTATATGAACAAGTTGGTTTTGATCACCAACCCGATCCTGCCAATTTGGAACTGAGTTATTTTCTTCACCCGGAACTGTGGCGTCAAGGGATCATGTCTGAAGCCCTTACTAAATTAATTCAGGAACTCGCTGTTAACCCAACGATTGAGACGTTGAATGCAGAGGTGTTCAGCGATAATCAAGCCTCTATGGGTGTCTTAAAGAAGGTCGGGTTTCAAGTGAAGACCACACTGATTGATCCGCTTGTCGGCAAAGAAAAGACCATTTATCAGCTGGCGTTGCATTGA
- a CDS encoding phosphatase PAP2 family protein — protein MYGNEDYMLMERDPNRLVKLIVSLCFTTLLSISVAFNFDYLQFLDSIFTTAIQGSAPTPGLEHFYSVITFLASPKMDIFWVFIIAFFLWGFKYKVPALWALGTIVGGDVIGAVVKQLVRRHRPPLHLGVDNGYSFPSGHVLGFFLVAGVLWIIVLPLIERASIRVVMKVLLVIVLALVMLSRVYLNAHYPTDTVGACLVGYSWLLVAEMLYASYAPQVARYRFVVHTKI, from the coding sequence ATGTACGGAAACGAAGATTACATGCTGATGGAACGCGATCCAAACCGGTTGGTCAAGCTGATTGTGAGTTTGTGTTTTACGACCTTGCTGTCAATTTCGGTAGCGTTTAATTTTGATTATTTGCAATTTTTAGATTCAATTTTTACAACGGCCATTCAAGGATCCGCGCCGACACCGGGACTGGAACATTTCTACTCAGTAATCACATTTCTGGCCAGCCCGAAAATGGACATTTTCTGGGTGTTCATCATCGCCTTTTTCCTTTGGGGATTTAAGTACAAAGTTCCCGCACTTTGGGCATTAGGGACGATAGTCGGCGGCGACGTGATTGGCGCAGTCGTCAAACAACTGGTTAGACGGCATCGACCGCCGCTGCATCTGGGTGTCGATAATGGCTACAGTTTTCCAAGTGGTCACGTCCTGGGATTTTTCCTGGTTGCCGGGGTGTTATGGATCATCGTCCTGCCGTTGATTGAGCGGGCGTCCATTCGAGTGGTGATGAAAGTACTGCTCGTCATCGTCTTGGCGTTGGTGATGCTTTCCCGGGTCTACTTGAACGCCCATTACCCAACGGATACGGTGGGAGCCTGCCTGGTTGGCTATTCCTGGCTGTTGGTAGCTGAAATGCTTTATGCCAGTTACGCGCCCCAGGTTGCCCGCTACCGGTTTGTGGTTCACACTAAAATCTGA
- a CDS encoding sulfite exporter TauE/SafE family protein produces MINYALLMIAIGVFAGFAGAILGLGGGIILTPILTLLMGVDIKYAIGASIIAVIATSSGATIAYLRDKVLNLRVAMFLEIATTLGALSGALLTGVIDPKYLYILFGLLLLFSGYNMIRKLISHQEVLHRAHPDQLSSKFKLDSSYFDNVEGKTINYQVEHIPGGLAVMYGAGIASGLLGIGSGAFKVMAMDTVMKMPLKPSTSTSNLMMGVTAAASATVYFFNGSIKPMIAVPLALGILVGARGGSRIMRDMSARTIRMIFVPILFYIGIEMFMKGIR; encoded by the coding sequence TTGATAAACTATGCTTTATTGATGATTGCCATTGGCGTGTTCGCCGGGTTTGCCGGTGCCATCCTCGGCCTGGGTGGTGGAATCATCTTAACGCCGATTTTGACATTGTTGATGGGTGTCGACATTAAATACGCAATCGGAGCCAGTATCATTGCCGTGATTGCCACCAGTTCCGGAGCAACGATTGCCTATCTCCGTGACAAAGTGCTCAATTTGCGGGTCGCGATGTTTTTGGAAATTGCCACCACTTTAGGGGCATTGAGCGGCGCCTTGTTGACCGGTGTGATTGATCCGAAATATTTGTACATACTATTTGGATTATTGCTATTATTCTCAGGCTACAATATGATTCGCAAATTAATCAGTCACCAGGAAGTCCTTCATCGGGCTCATCCCGATCAATTATCGTCCAAATTCAAGCTGGACAGCAGCTACTTCGATAATGTTGAAGGCAAAACGATCAACTACCAAGTTGAACACATTCCCGGCGGCTTGGCAGTCATGTACGGTGCCGGCATTGCCAGTGGGCTGCTTGGAATCGGCTCGGGTGCTTTCAAAGTGATGGCAATGGACACCGTTATGAAGATGCCGCTCAAGCCATCGACTTCCACTAGTAATTTAATGATGGGTGTTACCGCGGCTGCCAGTGCCACTGTCTATTTCTTCAACGGCTCGATCAAACCAATGATTGCCGTTCCTTTGGCACTGGGAATCTTGGTCGGCGCCCGCGGTGGTTCACGAATCATGCGGGATATGTCAGCGCGGACGATTCGAATGATTTTCGTTCCGATCTTGTTTTATATCGGTATCGAAATGTTTATGAAGGGGATCAGATAA
- a CDS encoding DUF1634 domain-containing protein, with product MDKNTREQMTEEMADVQLIIGKILRLGVMISATVMIIGLVLLIVKGNGGYPHNAFPTDFTQIWAGIAELKPYAIMMLGIFLLILTPVLRVVVSIYSFYREGDSLYVWITTIVLVILGISFVFGILR from the coding sequence ATGGACAAAAATACCAGAGAACAAATGACTGAAGAAATGGCCGACGTCCAATTGATTATCGGCAAGATTCTTCGGTTGGGGGTCATGATTTCTGCAACCGTGATGATCATTGGCTTGGTGCTTTTAATTGTCAAAGGCAACGGCGGCTATCCTCACAATGCCTTTCCCACCGACTTTACCCAAATTTGGGCGGGAATTGCCGAACTCAAGCCGTACGCCATCATGATGCTGGGAATTTTCCTATTGATTTTGACACCGGTATTGCGGGTGGTCGTTTCAATTTATTCCTTCTATCGCGAAGGTGACAGCTTGTACGTTTGGATCACCACAATTGTGCTGGTGATTTTAGGAATTAGTTTTGTGTTTGGAATTTTAAGATAA
- a CDS encoding DUF4097 family beta strand repeat-containing protein — MKKTVIVGLTVTLVGTVLLALGLGNGGARTVYWDHGFTTDQSTPVKSHQTSAKFSGVKNFSLSTASPVQIKKGNVSKIEVTYPSATKITQSGNTLHFNLKSPRKHHGIIFFGDFRRARQAFGKTIITVPRSMKVGTINSDVANSITIKNMTIKTITSSGVGDVNLNHVTTTENLDLENTGDVNLTTSTFPSAHLDVGAGDVDLTSNKFDSMAVETGAGDINFNSQKVGKSFTAHSDVGDISGHVVKNKRTQISVSADVGDASLFGSSHNKKIDSNAKNPVTYRFTSDVGDVTIHQS; from the coding sequence ATGAAAAAAACTGTCATCGTGGGATTAACTGTGACCTTGGTTGGAACCGTTCTGTTGGCGCTCGGCCTAGGCAATGGTGGTGCCCGCACGGTCTATTGGGATCACGGGTTCACAACTGATCAGTCCACGCCGGTTAAGTCACACCAAACCAGTGCCAAATTTTCCGGCGTGAAAAACTTTTCTTTGTCAACGGCCAGTCCGGTGCAAATTAAGAAGGGTAACGTTTCTAAAATCGAGGTTACTTATCCAAGTGCTACCAAGATCACGCAATCAGGCAATACCCTTCATTTCAATTTAAAAAGTCCACGTAAGCACCATGGTATCATCTTCTTTGGTGATTTTCGCCGAGCGCGCCAGGCCTTTGGCAAGACCATCATCACCGTTCCAAGAAGCATGAAGGTCGGTACGATCAACAGTGATGTTGCCAACTCAATTACTATCAAGAATATGACCATCAAGACGATCACTTCGTCTGGGGTCGGCGATGTTAATTTGAATCACGTGACGACCACTGAAAACTTGGACTTGGAGAATACCGGTGATGTGAATTTAACAACCAGCACTTTTCCCAGCGCACATCTTGATGTTGGTGCCGGCGATGTCGATCTGACGTCCAATAAATTCGACTCAATGGCCGTTGAAACCGGTGCCGGGGATATTAATTTCAATTCCCAAAAAGTCGGCAAGTCTTTTACCGCCCACAGCGACGTTGGCGATATTTCAGGACATGTGGTTAAGAACAAGCGAACGCAGATTTCAGTGAGTGCCGATGTTGGCGATGCATCATTGTTTGGCAGCTCACACAACAAGAAGATTGACAGCAATGCCAAAAATCCGGTGACTTACAGATTTACCAGCGACGTTGGCGATGTCACGATTCACCAGAGTTAA
- a CDS encoding DUF1700 domain-containing protein: MNDYIEEFQALLGQLSPEERDEAVDFYREYLQDGGYASYDDCIRELGTPHQLARKVLADYSIRTLDAPMSQQSRQQQPKNDVKTIWLIILALLSTPVTIPLALALAGVIFAGIAVSGSLIIAVLAIFFAVVVVGITGFVVGLGTLFSSFWTGIFYLGMGLMVIGVMIMLVPVFKAVINGLIRGITLFSKWIYNKIVPKNRAERKGKGDQK, from the coding sequence ATGAATGATTACATTGAAGAGTTTCAGGCACTGCTGGGACAATTGAGTCCTGAAGAGCGGGATGAAGCAGTCGATTTCTACCGTGAATATCTTCAAGACGGCGGCTATGCGAGTTACGACGATTGCATCAGGGAGTTGGGAACGCCTCATCAATTGGCTCGGAAGGTGTTGGCAGATTATTCCATTCGGACACTGGACGCACCGATGTCTCAGCAGTCTCGACAGCAACAACCGAAAAATGATGTTAAAACCATTTGGCTGATTATTTTAGCATTGCTTTCGACTCCAGTGACAATTCCGCTGGCACTTGCGCTTGCAGGGGTGATTTTTGCCGGAATCGCAGTTTCGGGTTCACTGATTATTGCCGTTTTGGCGATCTTCTTTGCGGTGGTCGTGGTTGGTATTACCGGGTTTGTCGTCGGATTGGGCACCCTGTTTAGTTCGTTTTGGACGGGCATTTTCTATTTGGGAATGGGTCTGATGGTCATTGGGGTCATGATTATGCTGGTGCCGGTCTTCAAAGCCGTCATCAACGGTCTGATTCGTGGTATCACGTTATTTTCGAAATGGATTTATAACAAGATTGTCCCGAAGAACCGGGCTGAACGAAAAGGAAAGGGTGACCAAAAATGA
- a CDS encoding PadR family transcriptional regulator, translated as MAIQISSELLDGCVLGILNGQDYYGYALTQKVQESISVSESTMYPVLRRLKKNDLLTTYDEPYQGRNRRYYKITPEGKRQFGIIQQEWQEFKQGIDNMLGDDQNE; from the coding sequence ATGGCGATCCAAATAAGTTCGGAATTGTTGGATGGATGTGTGCTGGGAATTCTGAATGGTCAGGATTATTACGGCTACGCGTTAACCCAGAAGGTCCAAGAGTCGATTTCTGTTTCGGAGTCGACGATGTACCCGGTTTTAAGACGGTTGAAGAAGAACGATCTGTTGACAACTTATGATGAGCCATATCAGGGTCGCAACCGACGGTATTATAAAATTACGCCGGAAGGAAAACGACAGTTTGGCATTATTCAGCAGGAGTGGCAGGAATTTAAGCAAGGGATTGATAACATGTTAGGAGATGATCAGAATGAATGA
- a CDS encoding threonine/serine exporter family protein: MSLFIIKCICVYFSGIGFGLIVNLPHRALNVAGITATLSWLVYYGVMNTWGGLGAANFFGGLTIGLVSVVIAHLKKMPSILFDVPGLVPLVPGGQAYNTIKNFALGDYQVAFNYLSEVVWIAGSIALGFIVAELINKIRIKIKYVSKGWDK; encoded by the coding sequence ATGAGTCTGTTTATTATTAAATGTATTTGTGTTTACTTTTCAGGCATTGGCTTTGGCCTAATCGTCAACCTGCCACACCGGGCTTTGAATGTCGCCGGGATCACCGCCACTTTGAGTTGGCTGGTGTACTATGGCGTCATGAATACCTGGGGTGGATTGGGAGCTGCTAATTTTTTTGGCGGCTTGACGATTGGTTTGGTGTCCGTGGTGATTGCCCACCTCAAAAAAATGCCGAGTATCTTATTTGACGTCCCTGGCTTGGTTCCATTGGTGCCTGGGGGTCAGGCGTATAACACGATTAAAAACTTTGCATTAGGTGATTATCAGGTGGCCTTTAATTATCTTTCAGAGGTCGTCTGGATTGCCGGATCGATTGCCTTGGGGTTTATCGTGGCCGAGTTGATTAACAAAATTCGAATTAAGATTAAATATGTGTCTAAAGGATGGGATAAATAA
- a CDS encoding threonine/serine exporter family protein, with protein sequence MADTATRQENYDHLVLNTCVLAGRIMIESGSEMSRVNDTIMRIAKNAGLKDAQVYATLTGIIMSGGVKEVGAEVGSIDKRAFDMEKVAKVNELSRAYAAKKIDIYEFRDDLVHIDDLVATFPLWLQTLGAGLVSGTLVVVFQNNLPDFWITFIVGMFGWAVYYFLNIYIQIRFLSEFLAAVVVGALALIAVKNGIGVKADDIIIGGMMPLVPGIPLTNAVRDALSGNLISGPARGIEALISACALGFGVAIALHFF encoded by the coding sequence ATGGCCGATACTGCAACTCGGCAGGAGAATTATGATCATTTAGTCTTGAACACCTGTGTGCTGGCTGGACGGATCATGATTGAATCCGGCTCAGAAATGTCCCGGGTCAACGACACAATTATGCGAATCGCCAAGAATGCCGGGTTAAAGGATGCCCAAGTCTACGCGACTTTGACCGGGATTATCATGTCAGGCGGCGTTAAGGAAGTTGGCGCCGAAGTCGGTTCGATTGACAAACGGGCTTTTGACATGGAAAAAGTAGCCAAGGTCAATGAATTGTCCAGGGCCTACGCTGCCAAAAAGATTGATATCTATGAGTTTCGTGACGATTTAGTCCACATTGATGACTTGGTAGCAACTTTCCCGCTCTGGTTGCAGACCTTGGGCGCTGGGCTAGTGAGCGGCACCTTGGTCGTGGTGTTTCAAAACAATCTGCCGGATTTTTGGATCACGTTTATTGTCGGCATGTTCGGCTGGGCAGTTTACTATTTTTTGAATATTTATATTCAAATACGGTTCTTAAGTGAGTTCCTGGCCGCAGTTGTCGTGGGTGCACTAGCTCTGATCGCTGTGAAAAATGGGATCGGCGTCAAAGCCGATGATATTATCATTGGCGGGATGATGCCACTGGTGCCGGGAATTCCCTTGACCAACGCGGTTCGAGATGCGTTGTCCGGCAACTTAATTAGTGGTCCGGCACGGGGGATTGAAGCCCTGATTAGTGCCTGTGCGCTTGGGTTTGGTGTGGCAATCGCGCTGCACTTCTTTTGA